Proteins encoded together in one Ictidomys tridecemlineatus isolate mIctTri1 chromosome 3, mIctTri1.hap1, whole genome shotgun sequence window:
- the LOC144375790 gene encoding C-C motif chemokine 3-like produces the protein MQVSTAALAVLLCTMALCNQVFSAPFGADTPTACCFSYVARQIQRKFIEDYFETSSQCSQPGVIFLTKRGRQVCADPSENWVQEYITDLSRLKAARNPETSVGPVGSRDLSLGSIPVNP, from the exons ATGCAGGTCTCCACGGCTGCTCTTGCTGTCCTCCTCTGCACCATGGCTCTCTGCAACCAGGTCTTCTCTGCACCAT TTGGTGCGGACACCCCAACGGCCTGCTGCTTCTCCTACGTGGCCCGGCAGATTCAACGCAAATTCATAGAGGACTATTTTGAGACCAGCAGCCAGTGCTCCCAGCCAGGTGTCAT CTTCCTAACCAAGAGAGGCCGGCAGGTGTGTGCTGACCCCAGTGAGAACTGGGTCCAGGAATACATCACTGACCTGAGTCGCCTGAAGGCAGCAAGGAACCCAGAGACCTCCGTGGGCCCTGTGGGGAGCAGGGACCTGAGTCTTGGAAGCATCCCTGTGAATCCATAG
- the LOC144375791 gene encoding C-C motif chemokine 3-like 1 — protein MQVSTAALAVLLCTMALCDQVFSAPLGADTPTACCFSYVARQIQRKFIEDYFETSSQCSQPGVIFLTKRGRQVCADPSENWVQEYITDLELNA, from the exons ATGCAGGTCTCCACGGCTGCTCTTGCTGTCCTCCTCTGCACCATGGCTCTCTGCGACCAGGTCTTCTCTGCACCAT TGGGTGCTGACACCCCGACGGCCTGCTGCTTCTCCTACGTGGCCCGGCAGATTCAACGCAAATTCATAGAGGACTATTTTGAGACCAGCAGCCAGTGCTCCCAGCCAGGTGTCAT CTTCCTAACCAAGAGAGGCCGGCAGGTGTGTGCTGACCCCAGTGAGAACTGGGTCCAGGAATACATCACTGACCTGGAGCTGAATGCCTGA